The proteins below come from a single Mytilus edulis chromosome 5, xbMytEdul2.2, whole genome shotgun sequence genomic window:
- the LOC139523863 gene encoding uncharacterized protein, whose translation MKKIKTTTVLFNLFYCMLLKEELVVADGVFTWLQRDRYDEIVEKYINAIKGHNCASRSKADMMMRDDIVTQIPKANELLSKVFYSNRSALVHMHNMALNRAFFMSYILQRMNSTEDYSIQPNLHYLYMSVTADINANPYAINGSSIIFDKDVYYPNWLTNLDFNKTIPLFGVKGWRKDNTFAQGNFIREPNRRVVQVKDIGAGNNKNYNNERHKMNPWYQFWLPDLDKHEDKSNKFTYSIGIRYSNVTGKFIKEEFDVFNFFGPNLPSQNEKDNGKMPVRFTVPYFDCGKSNKWVVSAVSPIVDFFPRYSNYTHMRRQRFVGVAVMDIHFTKIDFNACGISPGNPGPSYLAGIARCKSNTGCKHLSGKGYKRGGYICHCKNKYVYPMDIQGPYNGKLIEQATNAEYANSFGCIRGDHYRVLPIVDQKAHVTVEFGVANINVRKKRSFESMNETTSSIYGNRIRKKRTTDFSNRSKFDQMRFNRMIRIFRQKVSINKNNCNSVPASSLHLPGDAAYDVENQFKSQGSTALRLSHFLSLFLENIQATDNFGNLRGGGRLHQDHLFGEVLANVMADYRIISSGIFFEPYIFKNQDGTSKELFGPYAFKSEGVAKAIDMAGLPRKYIFENWYQNIKERWKTNTAKLEKYKMNQLVRSDVKGTSAVKFEYYPIAYFAPKYDDGMWSNPKFKCDRMVDNWVMTYSIPFFQRDYVAKKNIFAGIVTVDVPLDNLEINQCPQSFNVANAFKNTARCHISTECRKIPGYKYSRGAYRCDCKQGYEYQFADGKTFIEGSLVELEYEKKVRGLFSRFDSLVCRVQGGATTINSNCISILKVVIVALMIQRFTE comes from the exons ATGAAAAAGATTAAGACAACAACTGTTTTGTTCAACCTCTTCTATTGTATGTTATTAAAAGAAGAATTAGTTGTGGCAGACGGGGTCTTTACGTGGCTTCAGAGGGATAGATATgatgaaattgttgaaaaatatataaatgccaTTAAGGGACACAACTGTGCAAGTAGATCAAAAGCTGATATGATGATGAGGGATGATATTGTTACACAAATTCCGAAGGCAAATGAGCTTCTTAGTAAAGTTTTCTATTCAAATAGATCTGCGTTAGTTCATATGCATAATATGGCGCTTAATAGGGCGTTCTTCATGAGTTATATCTTACAACGAATGAATAGTACTGAAGACTACTCTATACAACCTAATCTTCATTATCTGTACATGTCTGTGACAGCAGATATCAATGCTAATCCATATGCCATTAACGGATCATCCATAATTTTTGACAAAGATGTCTATTATCCGAACTGGTTGACAAACTTAGACTTTAATAAAACTATTCCGTTATTCGGCGTAAAAGGTTGGCGAAAAGACAATACCTTTGCCCAAGGAAACTTCATACGGGAACCAAATCGACGAGTTGTCCAAGTTAAAGATATTGGAGCAGGaaacaacaaaaattataataatgaaaGGCATAAGATGAATCCTTGGTACCAGTTTTGGTTACCAGACTTAGACAAGCATGAagataaatcaaacaaatttacTTACAGCATAGGAATTCGTTATTCTAACGTTACTGGAAAATTCATTAAAGAAGAGTTTGATGTCTTCAATTTTTTTGGTCCAAACTTGCCAAGTCAGAACGAAAAAGACAATGGCAAAATGCCAGTTAGATTCACTGTTCCATATTTTGATTGCGGAAAATCAAACAAATGGGTAGTCAGTGCAGTATCACCTATTGTTGATTTCTTCCCACGATATTCCAACTATACTCATATGAGACGGCAGAG ATTTGTTGGCGTTGCGGTTATGGAtattcattttacaaaaattgatttCAATGCATGTGGAATCAGCCCTGGTAATCCTGGACCAAGCTACCTTGCCGGGATAGCAAGGTGTAAGTCAAATACAGGG TGTAAACATTTGAGTGGTAAAGGATACAAGCGTGGAGGATATATATGTCACTGTAAGAATAAATACGTATATCCTATGGATATTCAAGGACCATACAATGGAAAACTGATAGAACAGGCAACCAATGCGGAGTATGCAAACAGTTTTGGTTGTATACGTGGTGATC atTATCGTGTTCTCCCTATTGTTGACCAGAAAGCTCATGTCACTGTTGAATTTGGAGTAGCCAACATAAATGTTCGGAAAAAGAGATCATTCGAGTCAATGAATGAAACAACTTCATCTAtatatggcaacagaatacggaAGAAAAGAACCACTGATTTTAGCAATAGATCTAAATTTGATCAAATGCGTTTTAATCGAATGATAAGAATTTTTCGACAGAAGGTgagtataaataaaaacaattgcaatTCCGTACCTGCAAGTTCTCTTCATTTACCTGGTGATGCCGCTTATGACGTGGAAAATCAATTCAAATCTCAAGGATCAACAGCACTAAGACTATCACATTTTCTCAGCTtgttcctagaaaatattcaggCCACAGACAATTTTGGTAATTTAAGAGGTGGTGGCAGATTGCATCAAGATCATTTGTTTGGAGAAGTCTTAGCTAATGTAATGGCAGACTATAGAATTATATCTAGTGGAATTTTCTTTGAACCATACATTTTCAAAAACCAGGATGGAACCTCTAAAGAACTCTTTGGTCCGTATGCATTCAAAAGTGAAGGTGTTGCTAAAGCTATAGACATGGCAGGTTTaccaagaaaatatatttttgaaaactgGTATCAGAATATCAAAGAGAGATGGAAAACCAATACGGCAAAACtcgaaaaatataaaatgaatcaGCTTGTACGTTCAGACGTCAAAGGAACAAGTGCAGTCAAGTTTGAATATTATCCGATCGCGTACTTTGCTCCAAAATATGACGATGGTATGTGGTCCAATCCAAAGTTTAAATGCGATAGAATGGTAGATAATTGGGTCATGACTTATAGCATTCCATTCTTTCAAAGAGACTATGTagcaaagaaaaatatatttgc AGGAATTGTTACGGTTGATGTTCCTCTTGACAACCTGGAAATAAACCAATGTCCTCAGTCGTTTAATGTTGCCAATGCCTTCAAAAACACAGCGAGATGTCATATATCTACTGAG TGTCGGAAGATACCCGGGTATAAATACTCACGAGGAGCATACCGATGTGATTGTAAACAAGGATACGAGTACCAGTTTGCTGATGGAAAGACTTTTATAGAAGGGAGTTTAGTCGAGCTAGAGTATGAAAAGAAAGTTAGAGGACTGTTTAGTCG GTTTGATTCACTGGTATGCCGCGTTCAAGGTGGAGCCACTACAATCAATTCTAATTGCATATCAATATTGAAAGTGGTAATTGTGGCATTAATGATTCAAAGATTTACAGAGTAG